The Neurospora crassa OR74A linkage group I, whole genome shotgun sequence genome segment GACTACATCGTACCCGCAATTGTCGAGGACCCCAACTACGACCCTGATTCAGAGGTGCCTTCCAGCATTGTCATCGACAGCCCTAACAAGATCAGCGTCACCAACATCCCTGCATATTTGAGCGAAGAGCAAATCATGGAGCTCCTGGTTGCCTTTGGCAAGCTCAAGTCCTTTGTGTTGGTTAAGGATAAGCATACGGAGGAGTCAAGGGTGAGCCTAATGGTCCTTTCTACCAACGAGCGCACATGCTAACATGTCCTAGGGTATCGCATTCTGCGAGTATCACGATTCTTCGGTCACATCTGTTGCTATTGACGGCCTCAACAACATGATGCTGGGCGATAGGGCGCTGAAGGTTCAAAAGGCCAGCTATGGCATTCAACAGGTAGCTGGAGAACTGAGTGTGAACGCCATGTCCATGCTTGCTGGTACCACTTCCTTGGATGGCGACGTCAGCAGGGTCGTGCAGCTCCTGAACATGGTTACAGCGGATGAGCTGATGGACAACGACGATTACGAAGGTTTGTTCAGCGTTTCTGTCACTACACATGTTCAAGATGCTAACGTGTGCTTTCAAGAAATTCGCGACGACGTCCAGGAAGAATGCGAGAAGTTCGGAACTATTGTTTCCCTAAAGATTCCCAGACCCACTGGCGGAAGCAGGCAGTCTGCTGGTGTTGGCAAGATTTTCATCAAATACGAGAATTCCGACCAAGCAACAAAGGCCCTCAAAGCTTTGGCGGGCAGGAAGTTTGCTGACCGCACGGTGGTTGCGACATACTTCCCTGAGGTTAGTTTCATCAGCTTTGCTCTGATTTGCTTCGCTCGTTTATACTGATAAATCCTACAGGAGAACTTTGATGTCAACGCCTGGTAAAAGACGATAGGCAGTAGGAGAAGGGATATGTTTGACTGTACTGAAAGGAAGAACAGTAGTCGTGCATGGTATAGCGTGATCTGTTGATTGACAACGAGGAAACAATCAGAACGTCATTAGTATCAAGGTTCGGTCATTTCCTCGAAGTTATCGTTGGGATCTCAGCGGCGTGTACAGAAGTTAATGGGATTTCAGCCGCGGTACAGTCAGGGCGCTCAAAAACAGAGGATACAACATCAATACACTCAGAAGTGTATTTTGATTACATGCCGAAGGTTTACAAATACATCATCGATCGGCACAAGGGAAGTTGCATTGGGATCACTTGTTTATCATTATCTTAGTCTAAATGTCCGGGGTCGCCAACCAACGCCCGCGACAATGAACTCAGTTTGCATGCCATGGCGACCGCACAGTCTCGAGCTTAAAAATTGGTACCTAGGTCTGAAGGAACGTTAGCCTGAGCACGACTCGAATTATGCAATAACAAGACGAGTGCGAAAGCTAAAGTTTCAGAAGTCCGTTTAATTCATCAAGTCCCAAAAAGGAACTTTAACATAAGAGGTACcagaataaagtataaagtgTGTATCATCAGGATAAGGAGGCTCGGAAAAAAGGTAGAGGGAGCAGTGAGAAGCTTACCAAAGTGAATAGGATACCAGGTCGACCGTTATGATGCTAATTCCCGAAGTTTGACAGGACTGCGATCAGGCATGTCTCTGGAGATCATGGCCGAATGCTGTCGAGCAACTTGGTCCAAACGGGCAAACGGCCGACCTGGCGATGATCGGAGGAAGATTCTAAGTGCAAGCCTCACGAAAAATTTTGCTGGAAAGCGATTTTATGCTTGGATGGGCGGACGCGGGAGATgccaagaaagaaaagttcAGGTCAGGTCTCCGTTCACGTGGATGTGGAACCTGAAGTGCAAAATTCAGTGCTTTACAGCCAATCATATTGCCGACCCTAAGAGCCTGACTAAGCAAGCGAATTTTCCCAGCCCACAGCGAATATCGCACGACCGCCAAACCGTTCGCCCGGTGATATTTTCTTCGTACTTCTCTGTCGACGACAAGCCAGCCGAAGTCACTCCCCCGACAACCGCAGCACCACCAAATCTTTCAAAATGGGCCGTATGCACTCTAAGGGCAAGGGCATTTCTGCCTCCGCGATCCCCTACTCGCGCAACCCCCCCTCGTGGCTCAAGACCACCCCCGAGCAGGTCGTCGACCAGATCTGCAAGCTCGCCAAGAAGGGTGCTACCCCCTCCCAGATTGGTGTCATCCTCCGTGACTCCCACGGTATTGCTCAGGTCAAGGTTGTCACTGGTATGTTCATTCCCGAGTCCTCGAGTTGATGTCGAGGTGAAATGCTGACGGTGGTGCTTCTATAGGTAACAAGATCCTTCGTATCCTGAAGTCCAACGGTATGACTGCCTACTACTCCGACGAATTCCCTTGAATTTTCCCACGCGGAAGCGAGACAAACCGAATCGCGACGATAATTCCCCTAATCACTACCGGCCCTCGAAACTCGAAAAATTCCGATGCA includes the following:
- a CDS encoding 40S ribosomal protein S13, with translation MGRMHSKGKGISASAIPYSRNPPSWLKTTPEQVVDQICKLAKKGATPSQIGVILRDSHGIAQVKVVTGNKILRILKSNGLAPDLPEDLYMLIKKAVAVRKHLERNRKDKDSKFRLILIESRIHRLARYYKTVGVLPPTWKYESSTASTIVS